One part of the Oceanihabitans sp. IOP_32 genome encodes these proteins:
- a CDS encoding SDR family NAD(P)-dependent oxidoreductase, with protein sequence MKTIIVVGGSKGIGNAIVNTLIKSFKVVNISRTSPELEHANLTHFSCDVTQDDLPEIENVDGLIYCPGSINLKPFSRLSIEDFKNDFDINVLGAIKVIQKYLPKLKKGNTPSVVLFSTVATKLGMPFHASVATSKSGVEGLVKSLGAELAPTIRVNAIAPTVTDTQLAAKLLRNEKMVDNITQRHPLKKFLNPEEVAGMAEFLISDKAASISGQIFEMDCGIVSFKI encoded by the coding sequence ATGAAAACAATAATAGTAGTAGGCGGTAGTAAGGGCATAGGCAATGCCATTGTAAATACACTAATTAAATCTTTTAAAGTTGTTAATATTAGTCGAACCTCTCCAGAATTAGAACATGCTAATTTAACACACTTCTCTTGTGATGTCACACAAGATGACTTACCAGAAATAGAAAATGTTGACGGCCTAATATATTGTCCAGGAAGCATTAATTTAAAACCTTTTTCTAGGTTAAGTATCGAAGATTTTAAAAACGATTTTGACATTAACGTTTTGGGTGCTATTAAAGTGATTCAAAAGTATTTACCCAAATTAAAAAAAGGCAACACCCCATCTGTAGTACTCTTTAGCACCGTAGCCACAAAATTGGGCATGCCATTTCATGCCAGTGTCGCCACTTCCAAATCGGGTGTAGAAGGTTTGGTGAAATCTTTAGGTGCAGAGTTAGCACCAACCATTCGCGTTAATGCTATAGCCCCAACGGTAACAGACACTCAATTAGCGGCTAAGCTATTGCGAAACGAGAAAATGGTCGATAATATAACTCAAAGACATCCTCTTAAAAAGTTTTTAAATCCAGAAGAGGTAGCTGGAATGGCCGAGTTTTTAATATCAGATAAA